Sequence from the Rutidosis leptorrhynchoides isolate AG116_Rl617_1_P2 chromosome 3, CSIRO_AGI_Rlap_v1, whole genome shotgun sequence genome:
GGGGGTCTAATTCCGACTCCGAAGATTTGCGGATTGTTCAATTAATTCAAGAAATAGAAGATGATGATTCCGAAGTCGAATCGGCACCATCTATTCCGAGAGTTAGAGGTTACATTCCTAGGGAATGGGAGGTTGCTGCACAACGTTTGTGGGATGATTATTTTTGTGAGACGCCAAAATATCCACAAAGAAAATTTAAACGCCATTTTCGTATGCGAATACAATTATTTCTCCGGATAGTGCAAGGTATAACTACTTTCCAAAATGATAATATGCCAGAATATTTTATTTGCTTTTCTCAACGAGTTGATGCTATCGGTAGGCCTACATTTACTACTTTACAAAAATGTACGTCGGCTATACGCCAATTGGCGTATGTCACCGCTCCCGATATGTGGGATGAATATTTGCAAATGAGTCAGCAAACATTAATATTATGTCTAGATTACTTTTGTATGTGTATTATTACTTTGTACAAAAGGGAATACATGCGATCTCCGAATGCACACGATGTTGCTAGATTATATATTGCACACGAGGAGAGACATGGGTTTAGGGGTATGCTCGGGAGTATAGATTGTATGCACTGGGAGTGGAAGAATTGTCCTGTTGCTTTAAAAGGACAATACACTAGGGGTGATCACAAGAAACCGACCCTTATGCTTAAAGCTGTTGCTTCATATGACTTGTGGATTTGACATGCTTTTTTGGGGATGGCGGATTCCAACAATGATATTAACGTTTTGAACCAATCACCTATATTTGATAAACTTAAGAACGGAACATTTTCATCCGCACCATTTGAGGTAAATGGGCATGAATATAGCAGGGGATATTACCTTGCGGATGGTATATATCCCGATTGGGCAACTTTAGTAAAGGATATTGATATATTGATATGATAAAAAGTATACATATACtgaagacatatatatatatatatatatatatatatatatatatatatatatatatatatatatatatatatatatgtgtatatatatatatatatgtgtatata
This genomic interval carries:
- the LOC139901544 gene encoding uncharacterized protein — its product is MGSRLRGSNSDSEDLRIVQLIQEIEDDDSEVESAPSIPRVRGYIPREWEVAAQRLWDDYFCETPKYPQRKFKRHFRMRIQLFLRIVQGITTFQNDNMPEYFICFSQRVDAIGRPTFTTLQKCTSAIRQLAYVTAPDMWDEYLQMSQQTLILCLDYFCMCIITLYKREYMRSPNAHDVARLYIAHEERHGFRGMLGSIDCMHWEWKNCPVALKGQYTRGDHKKPTLMLKAVASYDLWI